From the genome of Kwoniella bestiolae CBS 10118 chromosome 5, complete sequence, one region includes:
- a CDS encoding urea carboxylase yields MPLIIDSFQNIRKVLIANRGEIACRIIRSCKELGLTSIAIYSKADRSSAHVRLADEAWLLPGNDQTAYITEEDVLEIAKKSGAHAVIPGYGFLSENDGFAEKVEAAGLTWVGPSSEVITKFGLKHTARELAVQAGVPVISGTDLLNSAEEALAAASKIGYPVMLKATAGGGGMGLQICWNESEIEAAFHSVHARGATLFKNTAMFMEKYVAKSRHVEVQVFGNGLGGAVHFGERECSIQRRHQKVVEECPSPFVHKRSEMRERLTSCAVSLASNVCYGSAGTVEFLVDDTDGSFYFLEMNTRLQVEHGITEMCYDVDLVSLMLQQAEMQARGKGGLDIDALKALQKTTPTGFAIEARVYAEVPSRNFAPSPGLLQHVDWYEAPGVRVDTWIQSGTNISPFYDPMIAKVIVWDRDSHDQATDKMLSTLTRSKVQGCPTNFQYLAAIVGSNAFRIGDTTTAFLTSDHFKFSPTTVDVISGGAYTTVQDLPARKGVGNGVPESGPMDPVSFRVANLLAGNDENMEALEVTLVGPELLFHAPAIVAVTGGVVDIVVDGEKGDMYTSLLVPAGKKLKLGMVSSGCRSYIAIKGGFPTIPVYLGSKSTTTTLKLGGVQGRHLLPNDSLDLDPRTEEWATKYRTIGIPQNARLDGIWKNKWDLYTMPGPHDEPDFTTEEDRQTLYETEWKISHNASRSGYRLKGPRLNWSREDGGEGGSHPANVIDEPYSYGGLNWNGDDPVILPVDGPMAGGLAITNTVVRGDFWRLGQCRPGDSIRFKRISWDSALVLRHRTEEYVSQIKGYLNGQISSGVLKPIDTDLPEDWEETILHHTPSDPAKKTIEVKYRQAGDCHIHVTYGSMTASALIRVHIQHRLNKIESGEVKGVVAVIGCARSYNVQFDPLVTTQKEMLARLIALEEALEKASHSPLPSRLFKFPILLDDPLSKQAIQDYMATVRESAVYLPDNMEYIAKANGVKDRETALKSIVTCPQLVVGVSFLAGLPFMLPLDPRLIYVAQKYNPVRAFTAEGTVGLGGPLTVIYPMESPGGYQLWGRTLSTWDPHAAKPGFEHPWLLREFDQIQFYEVTSKEFDDIYEQFKTGRLTFDVEETTFDPESYEKFIDSIAEETADFVRKRNLATKAATQEENRLVQAWREKQDQNAAEGGDDAGSEGEGTTVIAPMTSSVWKVNVNVGDEVKNGQVVAVLEAMKMEIAVRADASMDGKTVKKIVSPPGTVLDPGQVIMTLTE; encoded by the exons ATGCCTCTCATCATCGACTCTTTCCAGAATATACGCAAGGTGCTCATTGCCAATAGAGGTGAAATAGCATGTCGTATCATCAGATCGTGCAAAGAGCTCGGTTTGACCAGTATAGCAATCTACTCGAAAGCGGACCGATCAAGTGCTCATGTAAGATTGGCGGACGAAGCGTGGCTCCTACCTGGgaatgatcaaacagccTACATAACGGAGGAAGATGTTTTGGAGATCGCTAAAAAGAGCGGCGCTCATGCGGTCATCCCCGGATACG GGTTCCTCTCTGAGAACGATGGTTTTGCGGAGAAGGTAGAAGCAGCAGGGTTGACGTGGGTCGGCCCATCGTCGGAAGTCATAACGAAGTTCGGTTTGAAGCATACAGCTCGTGAATTGGCTGTGCAGGCAGGG GTACCCGTCATTTCTGGTACCGATCTTCTCAATTCGGCAGAAGAAGCTTTAGCAGCAGCCAGCAAAATTGGCTATCCT GTGATGCTGAAAGCAACCgccggaggaggaggaatgggttTGCAGATATGTTGGAATGAGTCCGAAATTGAAGCCGCGTTCCATTCCGTCCACGCTAGGGGTGCAACCTTGTTTAAAAACACCGCAATGTTTATGGAGAAATACGTCGCAAAATCAAGACATGTTGAAGTTCAGGTGTTTGGTAACGGTTTAGGCGGAGCCGTTCACTTCGGTGAAAGAGAATGTAGTATTCAAAGGAGACATCAAAAGGTAGTAGAGGAGTGTCCTTCACCTTTTGTGCACAAGAGATCAG AAATGCGGGAACGCTTGACCAGCTGTGCAGTATCATTAGCAAGCAACGTATGTTATGGCAGTGCGGGCACGGTAGA GTTCTTGGTTGACGACACCGATGGATCTTTCTACTTTTTGGAGATGAA CACTCGGTTGCAGGTGGAGCACGGTATCACCGAAATGTGTTATGATGTTGACCTCGTGTCACTGATGCTGCAACAAGCGGAGATGCAAGCTCGAGGGAAAGGGGGTCTGGACATCGATGCTTTGAAAGCATTACAGAAGACTACTCCAACTGGATTCGCCATCGAAGCCAGAGTATACGCCGAAGTACCCTCTAGGAACTTCGCCCCTTCTCCTGGACTCTTGCAGCATGTTGATTGGTATGAAGCGCCAGGTGTCCGAGTGGATACATGGATACAGTCGGGTACAAACATCTCGCCGTTCTACGATCCCATGATAGCCAAGGTGATTGTCTGGGACCGGGATTCGCATGACCAAGCTACCGATAAGATGCTGTCTACCCTCACCCGATCAAAAGTGCAGGGATGTCCAACAAATTTCCAGTACCTAGCCGCGATTGTCGGCTCAAACGCATTCCGCATCGGTGACACTACCACGGCGTTCTTGACAAGCGATCACTTCAAATTTTCACCAACCACTGTGGACGTCATCTCCGGAGGGGCATATACGACTGTGCAGGACCTTCCAGCCAGAAAAGGTGTTGGCAATGGTGTGCCAGAGAGCGGTCCCATGGATCCAGTCTCTTTTAGAGTTGCGAATCTTTTGGCAGGGAACGATGAGAACATGGAAGCTCTCGAGGTCACCCTAGTGGGACCTGAACTCTTGTTCCACGCACCAGCTATAGTAGCAGTAACAGGAGGTGTGGTGGATATCGTAGTCGATGGCGAAAAGGGGGACATGTATACGTCGCTGTTGGTACCTGCGGGCAAGAAATTGAAACTCGGTATGGTATCTTCGGGATGTAGAAGTTACATTGCAATTAAAGGTGGTTTCCCCACCATCCCTGTATATCTGGGATCAAAATCGACTACCACGACTCTGAAATTAGGTGGGGTTCAAGGCAGACATTTGCTCCCGAATGACAGTCTAGACCTTGATCCCAGAACGGAAGAATGGGCGACTAAGTATAGGACCATCGGGATCCCTCAAAACGCTAGGCTGGACGGAATATGGAAGAACAAATGGGATCTTTACACGATGCCTGGTCCGCATGATGAGCCAGATTTCACGACTGAAGAAG ACCGACAAACCCTGTACGAGACCGAATGGAAGATCTCCCACAATGCTTCTCGATCGGGTTACCGACTTAAAGGACCAAGGCTCAACTGGTCGAGAGAAGACGGCGGAGAAGGTGGGAGTCATCCTGCCAATGTCATTGATGAGCCATATTCATATGGTGGTCTCAACTGGAACGGGGATGACCCTGTCATCCTTCCTGTG GATGGTCCTATGGCTGGAGGTCTTGCAATCACCAACACCGTCGTTCGAGGTGACTTCTGGCGACTAGGTCAGTGTCGTCCAGGTGATTCGATCAGATTCAAGAGGATCTCTTGGGATTCCGCTCTTGTTCTCCGACACAGAACCGAGGAGTACGTCTCGCAGATCAAGGGATATCTAAACGGTCAAATCTCCTCAGGCGTACTCAAACCCATCGACACAGATCTCCCAGAAGACTGGGAGGAGACGATCTTGCATCATACTCCCTCGGATCCTGCTAAGAAAACCATTGAAGTGAAATACAGACAA GCCGGTGATTGTCACATTCATGTGACGTATGGATCCATGACAGCCAGTGCGTTGATCAGAGTTCACATTCAACATCGATTGAATAAGATCGAATCTGGGGAAGTCAAGGGCGTTGTTGCAGTGATCGGCTGTGCTCGTT CATACAACGTTCAATTCGATCCTTTGGTCACTACGCAGAAAGAGATGCTTGCTCGACTGATAGCTCTCGAAGAGGCGTTAGAAAAAgcatcccactcacctctacCCAGTCGACTATTCAAGTTCCCCATCCTCCTGGATGATCCACTGTCCAAGCAAGCGATACAAGACTACATGGCGACTGTTCGGGAGTCAGCGGTGTATCTACCGGATAATATGGAATATATAGCCAAAGCCAACGGCGTCAAGGACAGAGAAACAGCCCTCAAGTCGATTGTCACTTGCCCCCAGCTCGTTGTGGGAGTCAGTTTCTTGGCAGGACTGCCTTTCATGCTGCCCCTTGATCCTAG ATTGATCTATGTGGCTCAAAAATACAACCCTGTAAGAGCTTTCACAGCTGAAGGGACAGTTGGTCTAGGGGGACCTTTGACAGTCA TCTACCCTATGGAGTCTCCTGGAGGCTACCAGCTGTGGGGTCGAACGTTGTCAACGTGGGAT CCTCACGCTGCCAAACCTGGGTTTGAACATCCTTGGCTCTTGCGCGAATTTGATCAGATCCAGTTCTATGAAGTAACGTCCAAGGAGTTTGACGATATCTACGAGCAATTCAAGACCGGTCGTTTGACCTTTGACGTGGAAGAAACCACTTTCGATCCAGAATCCTATGAGAAGTTCATAGATTCAATTGCTGAGGAGACGGCCGACTttgtgaggaagaggaatttaGCCACTAAAGCAGCAACACAGGAGGAGAACAGATTGGTGCAGGCATGGAGGGAGAAACAAGATCAGAATGCTGCAGAAGGGGGGGACGACGCTGGCTCGGAGG GCGAGGGCACTACGGTCATCGCGCCGATGACCTCGAGTGTCTGGAAAGTCAATGTCAATGTCGGCGATGAGGTAAAAAACGGTCAAGTGGTAGCTGTCTTGGAAGCCATGAAGATGGAAATCG CTGTGCGAGCCGATGCAAGCATGGACGGTAAGACAGTCAAGAAGATTGTATCTCCACCTGGGACAGTCTTAGATCCCGGTCAAGTCATCATGACTTTGACCGAGTAG